TAGTTAAAATAGGAACTGTGTATGTGgggtattttttaaaggaatgagGTACTTGCACAGGACACCtcaatctttcagagaaaaagaatttattgccccattatcagaaaaaattaacttattcctgccttgctcagccatGAAGACAcctcaggattcagaggaagaagttgacactgaccagacagaatcctgtgtttgaatggaatttatgcatcatgtatgagatatatgaatatgcaacatattgtttttaagggttaatcctctgttaactgTGTcttttttcaggcttattttaCCCAGAAAGAGCTACCCAGACATCCATAACTCTTTCTtcttattgtctcatattgtcctaatccaaattgtccaaattattattactctaattatattgctatttttataaccatttcaTTAtgattaaacttttaaaattttcaaaacaacTGATTGGCTGCTATCTGCTGTGAgtacctcattcctttcttaaaaaaaatcccacatacatagtttctattttaacattatgttataacctaaaactatatttaacacactacttaaatAATTAATGCAGCATAATTTAATACataaattaatacagcataaccCTAACATAACACGTATAATATTCACTTTAATATTTGCTAAAAGCCAAtataaaatacgcatttttcacaacACTGTCCCTGCCAATGGTCGGGCTCGCagctccagcccaaaccatcaTATGACGTCACAGTTCCTGCCTATGACGTCACTCTCTCCGTTGCCATGCCGCCCTCCCCAGATTAGGAGCGGCTTCCGCCCAACTGGCCAATAGAAGATGGGTAGGCGTGGCTAAGGCAGCAGCGCGCACTCTGATTGGATGAGCCTCGTGTTTTGGCCTCGGCGAGGAGGGCGGGGCGCCAAGCGGCGCTCGCTGATTGGTCGGGGGGGCGGTGCCGGGCGGCGCGCGCGGCGCTTGCGCAGACCCTCCTGTGGAGGGCGGTGTTGTCGGGAGCGCGCACGGTAActgagccccctcccccccaaCTCCCAAGCCCCCCGGGCCTTAAAGCGGGATCTGGGGGTGAGACGCGGGTCTGGGGGCCATCACCGGCACCGGGCTTGTGTTTGGGAGTCTCGCCCGTCCTCTGACCGGGCGAAGCGGGGAGCCCTGTCCCTCCCTTCCCCGAGGCGTTTTGGGGTCCCGTTGTTGCCCTCAGCAGGGAAGGTTGTGGGGTGACCCCTGTGAAGGGAGGGTGTTGAGGGGTCCCGTGCTCCCCCTCACCGCggtgttttgggggtgctgTTCTTCCCCTCCCCGAGGCGTTTTTGggggctcctgtccctcaccGAGGCATTTTTGAGGGGGTCCCGTCCCTCCCCTCCCCGAGGCATTTTGGGGTGGTCCCGTCACTCCCCTCACAGAGCGCTTGGACCGTTCCATCCCTCCcggaggggggtttggggtcccgtCCCTAATGGAGGGAGCTCTGTACGGGGGGTCCCGTCCCGTCCCTCCCCTCACCGATTCGGCTTTGGGggccctgtcctgtccctcaccGAGTGCGGGACTCTGGGGTCTCTCCCCTCAGCGAGGGCGGTTTGGGGAAGGGTCTCGTCCCTCCCCTCACGGTACCGGGGGTGTTTGTGCGGCGCTGTCCCTCCCCTCACGGTGCCGGGGGGGTTCGTGCGGTCCCGTCCCTCCCCTCACGGTACCGGGGAGGGTTCGTGCGGCGCCGTCCCTCCCCTCACGGTGCCGGGAGGGTTCGTGCGGTCCCGTCCCTCCCCTCACGGTGCCGGGGGGGTTCGTGCGGCCCCGTCCCTCCCCTCACGGTGCCGGGGGGGTTCGTGCGGCCCCGTCCCTCCCCTCACGGTGCCGGCGGGGTTCGTGCGGTCCCGTCCCTCCCCTCACGGTACCGGGGAGGGTTCGTGCGGCGCCGTCCCTCCCCTCACGGTGCCGGGAGGGTTCGTGCGGCCCCGTCCCTCCCCTCACGGTACCGGGGGTGTTTGTCTGTGTCGTCCCTCCCCTCACGGTACCGGGGGTGTTTGTCTGTGTCGTCCCTCCCCTCACGGTACCGGGGGTGTTTGTGCGGTGCCGTCCCTCCCCTCACGGTGCCGGGAGGGTTCGTGCGGCCCCGTCCCTCCCCTCACGGTACCGGGGGTGTTTGTGCGGTGCCGTCCCTCCCCTCACGGTACCGGGGTGTTCGTGCGGTGCCGTCCCTCCCCTCACGGTGCCGGGGGGGTTCGTGCGGCCCCGTCCCTCCCCTCACGGTACCGGGGGTGTTTGTGCGGTGCCGTCCCTCCCCTCACGGTACCGGGAGGGTTCGTGCGGCCCCGTCCCTCCCCTCACGGTACCGGGGGTGTTTGTCTGTGTCGTCCCTCCCCTCACGGTACCGGGGGTGTTTGTGCGGTGCCGTCCCTCCCCTCACGGTACCGGGAGGGTTCGTGCGGCCCCGTCCCTCCCCTCACGGTACCGGGGGTGTTTGTCTGTGTCGTCCCTCCCCTCACGGTACCGGGGGTGTTTGTGCGGTGCCGTCCCTCCCCTCACGGTGCCGGGAGGGTTCGTGCGGCCCCGTCCCTCCCCTCACGGTACCGGGGGTGTTTGTGCGGTGCCGTCCCTCCCCTCACGGTACCGGGGGGTTCGTGCGGTGCCGTCCCTCCCCTCACGGTGCCGGGGGTGTTTGTGCGGTGCCGTATCTCCCCTCACGGTACCGGGGGGTTCGTGCGGTGCCGTCCCTCCCCTCACGGTGCCGGGGGGGTTCGTGCGGCCCCGTCCCTCCCCTCACGGTACCGGGGGGGTTCGTGCGACCCCGTCCCTCCCCTCACGGTGCCGGCGGGGTTCGTGCGGTCCCGTCCCTCCCCTCACGTGGGTTTTTGGGGCCGGGCGGTTCCCGCTGTGCCCGCGCCGCCTCACGGGGGCCCCGCGCCGGTCCCGCCGTTCCGAGCTCCGCTAACGGCCCCTCgtccctctctccttccctccctcctcctttccctccgCAGGGCCGCGATCCCGGAGCCGCGGCCATCCCAGCACCTGGAGCTTGTAAGTACAGGAAGATCTTTAGtatgtggttttttaaagcccttgaggaagccctgaggggTCTGAGGCTGCTCTGCGCGGGTTTCTGTTGCAAATCGTCTGTAAAAATTGGCATCAAACGACGTGTAAAATATCCAGAGAGTTATTTTGAGGGTGTAGTTCCCTGTTTTTAGGGTTTGGTCGCAGGAAGCTGTGGATTGAGCAGGCCTATGGCTGCATTGTGTAATTGCTGATAGTGTTTTCCTCACAAAGTGAGAGCCACTTGTGCTCCTGGAATTATGGAATTCTTGAATCCTGGGAtcgtttgggttggaaggacctgaagctcatccagtcccatTCCTTACACTGTCCCTGGTTGCTCCAAAActtgtccaacctggccttggatatttccagggatgaggcagccacagcttctacagaaaaaaggaatttaagaTATAATATTGGAGAAGCTGTAGGGTGATATAAGTGCAGTGATCCCTTCACTGGTAACAATAATAACTGTAGTAATATGTTTGATTAAATCCTGTATTTCCTTCAAAAAACAAAGACTACAATGGAAAAAGGTGGGTGACtcctttattccctttttttcccctcagaacaCCCTGGCATTGCCCTTTTCCACGTGAAGCTCAGCCATGACTGACCAAGAGTTCATTCTCTGCAAGTGGAAGAGGCGTCTGTGGCCAGCCAAGGTGAGGAGGAACGAGGAAATGTTTGTGGAGGTTGCTtggagcacagcaggaaggaagggagaggTCTCAGCAAACGTGTCTGAGCTTGTCTGAGCTGTGGAGATGCCAAGAGGAAAAATAGAGAGGGCCTGGAGCCATGGGGAATAACTTCTCattgccagagggcagggttggatggggcattggggaaaaaattccaccctgggatggatttccagagcagcctgggacagtgagggatgaaatgggatttaaggtcccttcccacccaatCCATGCTGGGATTTTATCGTTCCACGATCCTAAGGCTGCTCCCAGGCACTGTCAAGCTGCTCTTGGATAAACGTTTTGCTGTTGGTCAGGATTTTCAAGGGAGATTTCTCGCTTTTATTGCAGGTTTTGTGCAAACCTGGAGTTGCTGGGAGCAGTCCTGTTGCCACCACAAAAAGGATGGGATTTAAAGCTGAAATCCTTGGCTTGGAGAAGCAGTTGAGTATCCTTGTTCCTATCACACCTTTGCATTCTTGGAGGTTAAAAACATAAGGGGAAGAAAGGAATCCTTTTATCTTTTTGTGTTCCAGGGTCAGTGTGAGCTCTGCAAACGTGGTTCCCCTGACAGAGGAGAGGATCAAGGCCATCGCCTCCACCCTGGGTGAGGAAGGAGGGGCCCaaatgtgctgctgtgtgtCTTTTCTGGGTGTAAAATACCTCCAAAAACTCAGCCCCAAATGTGCTGCTTTGTGTCTTTTCTGGGTGAAAAATACCTCTAAAAACTCAGCCCCAAATGTGCTACTTTGTGTCTTTTCTGGGTGAAAAATACCTCTAAAAACTCAGCCCCAAATGTGCTACTTTGTGTcttttttgggtgaaaaataCCTCTAAAAACTCAGCCCCAAATGTGCTACTTTGTGTcttttttgggtgaaaaataCCTCTAAAAACTCAGCCCCAAATGTGCTGCTTTGTGTCTTTTCTGGGTGTAAAATACCTCTAAAAACTCAGCCCCAAATGTGCTGCTTGGTGTCTTTTCTGGATGTAAAATACCTCTAAAAACTCAGCCCCAAATGTGCTGCTTTGTGTCTTTTTTGGGTGTAAAGTACCTCTAAAAACTCAGCCCCAAATGTGCTACTTTGTGTCTTTTCTGGGTGTAAAATCCCCCACAGAAACTCAGCCTGGGGGAATGAAACTTGTATATttcacttattttcttttcctttttccataaAGTTGgaaaataagttaaaaattcatcattttcctcttccctggGGTGATTTGTTGGAGGGATGCTGAAGAAATGTGAGTTTCCCTCAAAATGAGGCACTTCCAGCTTGGTCTTTGTGTGTCTCCATCCTTTGCCTTGGGAACTGTGGATGGTTTCAGTAGTAAAAAATTCACCTTAAAACAAATACTAGGAGTAACATTTATGCTGGAATAATGatgataatttcatttattgaatatttttcctcatcagagcaaaagaaaaccaTGAGTGAGGCCGTGGAGGAGCTCCAATATCGCTGTTCCCTTAAAATTGCCCTGGATATTCTCCATGAGACTGACTCCAGCACTCAAATGCCACCTGCAGAAGGACCAAATCCTGAATTTTCCCGGGAGAAATCTGCCCCACCCACCCCCTCCCACAGCTTCTCACTGCGCTCTCGCTCGAAAAAATCAGAACCTGAGGCTGccaagaggaaaaggaaagctcAAAATAACGCTGGGATGAAGGATGATCCCAAAGCACGCAGCCAGGGAGGTTCTGTGGCTCCAGGGAGGAGTGGGAAAGCACCTGGAGGTGGCAcaagccctgccagggcacGTGGGGGTGGCACAAACCCTGCCAGGTGTGGTGCCAGGGACTCGAGTGTGGCACCAGCCCCTGATGGTCACAACTGCAAAAAAGCAGAACCAAAATCGTCACCCAGACAGAGAAAAATGCAGCCCAAAATGGGGAATGGAGTCTCCTGTAAGGCAGAGGTTGGAAAAAATcagcaaggaaggaaaagaagatggAGGGATGATTCCCCCCAGGATCAAGCACAGGTGGCTCCTGAGGAGGGgtctccctctgtcccctctaGATCTGGCACTGTGGAACCTTCCAGAAAGAAAGGAGCTCGGCCTGGGAGAGCATTCCTGGATTCCTGCAGTGAAACTGCCTCGGATGAGTTGGAGAAAAGCATCAGCAGTGAGAGTGAGAGCCTGGCAAAGCAGCTGGATGggaggagagaggcagaggGTGGAAAACACCCGGACGGGGCAGACAGGAAATGCAGGAACCACCCTGGATCCTCACCTGGACCTTCTGGTGccttccctcagccccaggagcaggaaaaccAGGATCCCTCACACCTGCCTGGGAATAAAGCCCCTGACTCTGAGGAAGATGAAGGTGGGCAAATCCCTTGGGGAAGGGAAACCTTCATCCCATGTGGGACCTTGGaatgttgctttgtttttgggGAGTGGCTCTTGAATTGCTGATTTAATTCCTTTTGGTTTCcattcctggggagcagaaatgGAAACCATTCAGAGCTGGGGAGGCCTTGGGTGGTGGTTgggttttccatggaaaactgGGGTGGTTTTTTAGCTCACACTTGTTTTCCCTTACTGCTCTCTGATAAATTGAGATTAAGTGTTTCTGAATGAGGTCCTGAGACCagccccattttttttcctctgttatcCCCATGATCAGGGAATTAAGATTCCCTAATTAAAGTGTGCAGGTGTGTCAGGTCCCCTCTGGGTCACACTcaggtgtgtctcacctgcTCTGAAGCTGATCCTGTCCTAATCCCTGGATCCTGGTGCTGTTGGCAGGGCTGGAAGCCTCTGGGATGTCTTCCAGGAGAGTTTCCTCGGAGAGCCTCCCTCCACTCTCACCTCTGGCcgatgaagaggaggaaaatttCCCCAGTGTTCTGTCCCATCGAGGTGAGACatcagcacagggctgaggcTCTTCCTGCTGGGGGAGCTTCAGTCCTGAAATCCCTGGGGATTCCAGGAGGGGATCCAGCTGTGTCCAGGCTTGGGATAAAATGCATTTCCTGAGCATTTTGCTGcagaattaaatgaaaaaatccttgaaaCTGGACAAGGGCCTGGCATTGAAGTTGCTGGGTTTCATTTCGGGACTCTGTGCTGCATTTTGGGGTCACTGTAAAAGCACTGAAGAGAAACTCctggaggagaagaagagaGGGGCAGCacctgttttgttttattgtttttaaggaaaatttcccctctttttcaCCCCAGAACCCAAATTCTTCGAGGAAGGGATGTTGGTGTGGTGCAAGCTGCGGCGCTATCCCTACTGGCCAGCCGTGGtaagagcagctcctgcttcctCATATCCTGCTGATAAGGAGCAACTCCCAGCTCTGGAGTGACTTTTGCCTTCCCTGACAATGTTAAAAACCTTCCAGTAGAAGCATTTCAAAATTGATAGACGTAAATTTGTGCTAAAAGCACTCAAAATGTGGTCACTTCACAGCTGTTTGTGCAGAGCACAGGATTATCCCAGTTCCTTTGTCATGGAGCAGAACTTTGTTCCCAATTTGCAAAAGAAAGGGGAGGCCCTTTGTGTACTAAAAATGTTCCCTTTGAGGAACTGATTGCTGCTTCCTCTTGAGTTTTTCATAGTTGTGTAATAAAGGCAAGTTAcagcaaaaagagaaatttaagtGTGGGTTGTAGTGGGTGATATCCACAGGAAAATATCCCTTTGTCAAGATCAGGATTTTTGAGGCTTTATCCTCTCTCCAGGTGAAAGCAGTGAAGAGGAAGCACCGGAGGGCCTGTGTGCTCTTCATAGATGGCACCACAAACGAGAAGAAAAAAGGGTAAATGTTTATTTCCATCTCATCCTGAATTTCCAGTCTGATATTCCCGGTGCAGGGTGAGGACAGACCTCTCCAGGTTGATCTGGGAGGGAGGGGCTGGACCAGGTGAGGGTTGGAGGTGCTTTGTCATGCTGCAGGTTGaggcagctccctgtccctgggaagagctgaggagttgaaaacaaaaaaaaaaaaaaaaaacaacaaaacaaaaatccctgGAATGCAGAAAACTTTCCAAAAACTTTCTGGAAACACTGAGCTGCCTTTAACTTTTCTCTAAACCAGGTACTTCTCATTTGTTAGAAGATTCCATACTTTTAACTTGCTCTGGAAGCAAAAACCATTAAAATTTGTGCTCCTAAATTCcttgggaaatgggattttcagGGAGAGGCAGAACTGCAGTAAATAAATAGGGAAGTGGGGCAGTTGAGCTGCACCTCTGactttgtttctttaaaagtttCTCAGTGTCTCTGAAGAGCCTGAAGCACTTTGACTGtgaggagaagcaggagctCATTGTGAGTATCCCAGAGATGTGGAACTGCAGGGTTTGGGCAAATACAGTGAGAAATTCAGGATATAAATGGCCAGGGGGGAATGTGGAGTTTAACCCCCTCAAAGCCACTCTCATCTCTGTGACAACTCTTCCAGGAGCTGTTTTACTGTGAGGAAAAAATTGTCATGGACCTTTTCTGTCCCCTGCTGAAACTcttggagagctgctggatttGGGACAGAAACTCCTCCTTGTTTTGCAGGAACGAGCCAAGGAGAATTACTGCAGGGAAATCGAGTGGTGCCTCCAGCTGATCCAGGACTATCGGATCCGAGTGGGTGAGGAGGGGCAGTGGCCATGGAATCACCAAatccaggatggtttgggtgggaagaaCCTTCAACCCCGTCCAGtctcctcctgccatggcagggacaccttccaccatcccagggtgctccaagccctgtccagcctggatttgggcactcccagcttctctgggatcTCATCCTGAGATCCACCAGGAAAAGGGAACCCCAGGTTTTGATTTCTGGGTGAGTGGAACTGATCTCTGCccctgttttgggtttttaggCTGTCGTTCTTTCACTGGGTCCTTCCTGGAGTATTTTGCTGCTGATATCAGTAAGTGAATCCattcctttgggaaaaaaactccTCTCAGCAATAAAATTCCTTATTTTCTATTGATATGGCTATGAAAACCCTGTGTAATTTTGAAAActcatttaaatataaattcttATGGTTTCCTCTTTCAGGCTACCCAGTGAGGAAAGAGGGCTACCAGAGTGTGGTGCAGATGGCATTCCCAAAcacaggggaggaaggggctggagagtCTTCCTCAGACACCTCCCCACAGAAACCCCCCAGGAAACTGCTCCCTGACAggaccagagctgccagggacagggagaacAAGAAGCTGGTGGAGTTCATAGTGAAGAGCAAAGGGGCTGAAGAGCATCTCCTGGGGATCTTGAAAAGTGGGAAACAATCGCGCTGGCTGAAGAAATTCCTGAATTCCAGCCGCTACATTACCTGTGTGGAGACTTACctggaggatgaggagcagctggaccTGGTGGTTGGGTACCTGAAGGAGGTCTACAGGGAGATGGACACCAAGAACCTGCACCAGATCCTGGGGGATGGCATCAGATTTATCTCAGATGTGCTTTTACCTGAGGTGAGGGAGCCTGAAACAGGAGGAGAAATGAACTGGGGAGTGATAAATGACACTAATTCCCATGGTTTATTCCTTTGTTGTGGTGTGGTTCCTATGGAATGATGTGGGGAGAGTTCCCAAAGCTGAGCCAGGCAGGAATATTCACCCCTGCCTATAGCCTGACTCACTCAAATGCTGGTTTTTaagcacagaaaagagaagCTTCAGGTAGattgttgtttttaaaagcaaactgaTAGTTTTCTGATATATTTTAATTACCTCTGAAATGcctcaaagctttttttttgttttttttttttttttttttttttttgttttgtttttttttttttttttttttttaatttaatttggcAATTTCTCAGGGTTTTCTTGTTCCTTTGTGTGTGTTGAGGTGGGGGGTGGTGTGTTGCCTGTTTCACAGTTGTTGTGGATACTTTGTGTTCTTCCCAGGAATTTTCCCAGGAGAACATTAACTCGTGTAGAAACAAAATTACTGTGAACAATATTTTCATCTGGGGATAAAAATACCCCCCAGGGGATGATACAGagcaattttatattttttatttaagaatttCAGGCATTCAGTGAGAGGTTTCATCCAAGTTTTCTAAGTTATTGAGGAGCCCTTTTCTCAAAACGTGCTCAGCTGAGGCAGTTTCAAATCCCTGGCTGTGGTTTAATTTTGCTTATTgattattattataaattattcaATATTTTTCTAGGCCATCATCTGTGCCATTGCTGCTGTGGATGACATTGATTatgagaaggcagaagagaaataCATTAAAGGACCACCTGTGAGCAAAAGGTAGATTTGTTTTCAGGATTTTCCAAGGGTTTTTACTCCTTTATTGTTGGATACAGAAAAGGTTTCAGGATTTTCCAAGGGGTTTTACTCCTTTCTTGTTGGATACAGAAAGGGCTTCAGGATTTTCCAAGGGTTTTACTCCTTTCTTGTTGGATACAGAAAAGGTTTCAGGATTTTCCAAGGGGTTTTACTCCTTTCTTGTTGGATACAGAAAGGGTTTCAGGATTTTCCAAGGGTTTTTACTGCTTTCTTGTTGGATACAGAAAAG
The DNA window shown above is from Ammospiza caudacuta isolate bAmmCau1 chromosome 28, bAmmCau1.pri, whole genome shotgun sequence and carries:
- the PWWP3A gene encoding PWWP domain-containing DNA repair factor 3A, with the protein product MTDQEFILCKWKRRLWPAKVLCKPGVAGSSPVATTKRMGFKAEILGLEKQVSVSSANVVPLTEERIKAIASTLEQKKTMSEAVEELQYRCSLKIALDILHETDSSTQMPPAEGPNPEFSREKSAPPTPSHSFSLRSRSKKSEPEAAKRKRKAQNNAGMKDDPKARSQGGSVAPGRSGKAPGGGTSPARARGGGTNPARCGARDSSVAPAPDGHNCKKAEPKSSPRQRKMQPKMGNGVSCKAEVGKNQQGRKRRWRDDSPQDQAQVAPEEGSPSVPSRSGTVEPSRKKGARPGRAFLDSCSETASDELEKSISSESESLAKQLDGRREAEGGKHPDGADRKCRNHPGSSPGPSGAFPQPQEQENQDPSHLPGNKAPDSEEDEGLEASGMSSRRVSSESLPPLSPLADEEEENFPSVLSHREPKFFEEGMLVWCKLRRYPYWPAVVKAVKRKHRRACVLFIDGTTNEKKKGFSVSLKSLKHFDCEEKQELIERAKENYCREIEWCLQLIQDYRIRVGCRSFTGSFLEYFAADISYPVRKEGYQSVVQMAFPNTGEEGAGESSSDTSPQKPPRKLLPDRTRAARDRENKKLVEFIVKSKGAEEHLLGILKSGKQSRWLKKFLNSSRYITCVETYLEDEEQLDLVVGYLKEVYREMDTKNLHQILGDGIRFISDVLLPEAIICAIAAVDDIDYEKAEEKYIKGPPVSKRERELFDEQVLGSKKLKTEPEPAES